Proteins encoded within one genomic window of Pristiophorus japonicus isolate sPriJap1 chromosome 11, sPriJap1.hap1, whole genome shotgun sequence:
- the trim13 gene encoding tripartite motif-containing 13: MELFEEDLTCPICCCLFEDPRVLSCSHNFCKRCLEGILEGSGRGMQWKFPFKCPTCRKETPALGIGNLQVNYSLMGIIEKYNKIRIIPKIPTCKKHNGQPLNIFCSTDLQLICGFCATMGDHKRHSFCAIKDAYREEREAFDGLFQGLETWRSADMQSCLETFESNKKKSLQSISKDAHKVMEYFTKVQHTLEQKKNEVLSDFETMKLVVMQAYDPEINKLKMILEEQKRAFAIAETFKDVTDPVAFLQQMQEFRNKIKIIKETPLPSCTDVEVHPVMKNFNTSHWDRVRLKDVDKVTLPAENYTFRFKTPAKKSCRGLALSVICLLLIFIMAFFHREVIIESVEALKIHLTTLTSLLHYNEIVEMLSLGCQGCKNIIHRLWQDVAEFMQI, translated from the coding sequence ATGGAGTTGTTTGAAGAAGACTTGACCTGTCCCATCTGTTGCTGTTTATTTGAAGATCCACGAGTTCTCTCTTGCTCACATAATTTCTGTAAGCGATGTTTAGAAGGCATCTTGGAAGGAAGTGGGAGAGGTATGCAATGGAAATTCCCTTTTAAATGCCCAACCTGCCGCAAGGAAACCCCTGCCTTGGGGATTGGCAACTTGCAAGTGAATTATTCGCTGATGGGAATAATAGAGAAGTACAACAAGATTCGGATCATACCTAAAATTCCGACCTGCAAGAAGCACAATGGGCAGCCACTGAATATCTTTTGCTCAACGGACCTTCAATTAATCTGTGGGTTTTGCGCTACCATGGGAGACCACAAAAGACATTCCTTCTGTGCCATCAAGGATGCCTACAGAGAGGAGCGAGAAGCTTTTGATGGGCTTTTCCAGGGGCTGGAAACTTGGCGTTCTGCTGATATGCAGTCGTGTCTGGAGACATTTGAAAGCAACAAGAAAAAATCCCTGCAGTCAATAAGCAAGGACGCCCATAAGGTGATGGAATATTTTACAAAAGTGCAGCACACACTGGAGCAGAAAAAGAATGAGGTACTTTCAGATTTTGAAACCATGAAGCTGGTGGTAATGCAGGCCTACGATCCAGAGATAAATAAATTGAAGATGATTCTAGAGGAACAGAAAAGAGCTTTTGCTATCGCAGAGACCTTTAAGGATGTCACTGACCCAGTTGCATTTCTGCAGCAGATGCAGGAGTTCCGCAATAAAATTAAAATCATCAAGGAAACCCCATTGCCTTCCTGCACAGATGTTGAGGTGCATCCTGTAATGAAAAATTTTAACACCAGCCATTGGGATAGGGTGAGGCTGAAGGATGTTGATAAAGTTACTTTACCTGCCGAGAATTACACCTTCAGATTCAAAACCCCCGCTAAAAAGTCATGCAGAGGCCTTGCACTTTCCGTTATTTGCCTCCTCCTGATTTTTATCATGGCATTCTTTCATCGTGAGGTAATAATTGAGAGCGttgaggctttgaaaattcacttgACCACACTCACTAGTTTATTGCACTATAATGAGATTGTGGAAATGCTTTCACTTGGCTGTCAAGGGTGTAAAAATATTATCCACCGGCTGTGGCAGGATGTAGCAGAATTTATGCAAATATAA